From Miscanthus floridulus cultivar M001 chromosome 15, ASM1932011v1, whole genome shotgun sequence, the proteins below share one genomic window:
- the LOC136507295 gene encoding uncharacterized protein yields the protein MEAYCTLVCRLEDKFDGLELSHIARKFNEAADELAKMASARALVPPNVFTKDLHKPSIDYASAVEEGPPVEPTAGLKAPSVAETPSAEPEVMKVNTEPPKANQGTDWRVLFLDCLVRGELPVDRIEARRLTRRAKTYVLSNDELYRRSPSGVLQRCITTEAGQDLLWDLHARACGHHAAPRTLIENAFCQGFYWLTVVDDATKLVRSCEGCQYYARQTHLPAQALQTIPIT from the coding sequence atggaggcgtactgcacgCTGGTATgtcgccttgaagacaagttcgatggtctcgaactcagCCACATCGCGCGTAAATTCAATGAGGctgcggacgaactggcaaagatggcgtcggcgcggGCCCTAGTCCCCCCGAATGTTTTCACcaaagacctccacaagccttccatcgactatgcctcagcggtggaagagggcccaccggttgaGCCCACCGCAGGACTCAAGGCCCCCTCCGTCGccgagaccccttcggccgagcccgaggtgaTGAAAGTCAACACggagcctcccaaggccaaccAAGGCACAGACTGGCGGGTCttgttccttgattgccttgttCGAGGAGAGCTCCCTGTAGACAGGATCGAAGCCAGACGGCTCACGCGACGAGCCAAGACTTATGTCCTCAGCAACGACGAGTTGTaccggcgaagcccatctggcgtcctccaacgatgcatcaccaccgaggcaggccaagacctactttgggacttgcacgcaagggcctgcgggcaccatgcagcgcctcggacaCTCATCGAAAATGCCTtttgccaagggttctactggctgaCGGTGGTTGacgatgccaccaagctagtacgctcctgcgagggatgccagtactatgcgcggcaaaCGCACCTCCCGGCTCaagccctccagaccatccccattacatga